One region of Metallosphaera sedula DSM 5348 genomic DNA includes:
- a CDS encoding ParB N-terminal domain-containing protein, with protein sequence MTAASITLDYVDPRDLKPHEDILKNRLAETIISIRETKSVVPIIVDHRTLLIIDGHHRWEALSALGYKRIPIYYVDYLDPRISVGIWYRKLTLNSVSKLYLKSMESEGDVCIQIESKICSRSHFEAYWKLELIEQSLRRFGVQVERNPSEGYKPPNLSKEIILKIASKETRLPPKSSRHLYDFIIPKDRVKLQ encoded by the coding sequence ATGACTGCTGCGAGTATTACGCTAGACTACGTGGATCCCAGGGACCTGAAACCTCATGAGGATATCCTGAAGAACAGACTCGCTGAAACCATTATTTCGATAAGGGAGACCAAATCCGTAGTCCCCATAATCGTTGACCATAGGACTCTGTTAATAATTGACGGTCATCATAGATGGGAGGCTCTCTCAGCCCTTGGATACAAAAGAATACCAATATACTACGTGGATTATCTAGACCCTAGGATTAGTGTTGGGATTTGGTATAGAAAATTAACCCTGAACAGCGTAAGCAAATTGTATCTAAAATCGATGGAATCTGAGGGGGACGTATGTATTCAGATCGAGTCCAAAATCTGCTCTAGATCCCACTTTGAGGCGTACTGGAAACTTGAGCTCATAGAACAGAGTTTAAGGAGATTTGGGGTACAAGTGGAGAGAAATCCTAGCGAAGGATATAAACCACCTAATCTGTCCAAGGAGATAATACTGAAAATAGCAAGCAAGGAGACCAGACTACCTCCCAAGAGCAGTAGACATCTATATGATTTTATTATCCCCAAGGATAGAGTAAAACTACAATGA
- a CDS encoding CBS domain-containing protein yields the protein MQNLSSTQREILLALIELYNRQKKMIKSKEVADMISKDEGTVRNIILSLKVLGLVDSKPGPNGGYLPTLKAYEFVKNPSILPILDKLSLYRGNVETDVKVENIELLDITNPSGNRVILKISGDPRKIRPGDSVRVGPTPYSRLVIEGVVLNAEEERREIIIDVKRMISIPKEKVKNIIGKRLVSLKPNMSLRDASRILHKEGIRGAPVLDESGNVIGIITTADLMRAFYEGNFDATVSDYMKRDVITIKEEDDIMEAVKKMVTYNVGRLVVMDAINRVTGMVTRTDILKSIAGLEGLWSI from the coding sequence ATGCAAAATTTATCATCAACACAAAGGGAGATACTCTTAGCGTTAATTGAGCTCTATAATAGGCAAAAGAAAATGATCAAAAGCAAGGAAGTTGCCGACATGATAAGTAAGGACGAAGGTACTGTTAGAAATATCATTCTAAGCCTGAAGGTCCTTGGACTGGTGGACTCTAAGCCAGGTCCAAATGGAGGATACTTGCCAACATTGAAGGCCTACGAGTTCGTAAAGAACCCGAGCATATTGCCAATACTGGATAAGTTAAGTCTCTATCGTGGAAACGTGGAAACCGATGTTAAAGTGGAAAACATTGAACTCCTGGACATAACTAATCCCTCAGGGAATAGGGTCATCCTGAAAATCTCAGGAGATCCCAGGAAGATCAGGCCGGGTGATAGCGTTAGGGTGGGACCAACGCCTTACAGCAGGCTTGTTATAGAGGGTGTTGTGCTCAATGCAGAGGAAGAACGTAGGGAAATTATCATTGATGTAAAGAGAATGATAAGCATCCCAAAGGAAAAGGTAAAGAACATAATAGGGAAGAGGCTCGTCTCCTTGAAACCTAACATGTCTTTAAGGGATGCCTCGAGGATACTTCACAAGGAGGGGATAAGGGGAGCCCCTGTTCTAGACGAGTCAGGGAACGTCATAGGGATAATTACAACTGCAGACTTAATGAGGGCATTTTATGAGGGTAACTTCGACGCAACGGTCTCAGATTACATGAAGAGAGATGTGATAACCATAAAGGAGGAGGATGATATAATGGAGGCCGTTAAAAAGATGGTGACATATAATGTCGGAAGATTAGTGGTTATGGATGCCATTAACAGGGTCACAGGAATGGTCACGAGAACCGATATTCTGAAATCCATCGCTGGACTAGAGGGGTTATGGTCCATCTGA
- a CDS encoding glycosyltransferase: protein MNPLIQAILTTAIFIIPSFLLLYQYILFRNGMKFRDSLEPLFAEELPSLSVLVPIKGEKPETLQGLLDNLATVEWDKNKLEIIVVSDDSPEYFENLIRKISIPQGLKVKIVRREKKVGYKSGALAYAYSLSSGDLIITLDVDARLEKTSLIKAFNRLRIHGCDAVTMNWIGYSQKPYSTLAKGIMISTVIADTALLNGRDNSNLRIFPVGCGTMFKRDAIESVGPWDPSMIQDDLEIGARLIKNGKRICSSTSPVYVEVPDNLVAFYVQQTRWAMGSIEVLTRRFKEIMSRNISLKQKIDILIFLLQYVPIGLTFLAALGLALMSLLGLNHVYDYLRTPIILIWILSLSIYGYNFIKTALGKGYKLVEAMRALGKVSSYTVAISPFILVGLLSGLRKNRKYVVTPKGVKVDTWIQYPVLLFGILFLTSSIIYLIHGAPVTGLWLLYYSMGYLFTVATFKREL, encoded by the coding sequence ATGAATCCATTGATACAAGCAATTCTGACTACTGCCATATTTATTATTCCTAGCTTCCTTTTGCTTTACCAATACATATTGTTTCGTAATGGCATGAAATTTAGGGATAGTCTAGAGCCACTCTTCGCCGAGGAATTACCTTCCCTTTCAGTTTTGGTCCCTATTAAGGGAGAAAAACCAGAGACGCTTCAGGGCTTGCTGGATAATTTAGCTACAGTAGAATGGGATAAAAACAAGCTTGAGATCATTGTAGTTTCCGATGACTCTCCAGAGTATTTTGAAAATCTCATCAGAAAAATCTCGATACCACAAGGGCTCAAAGTCAAGATCGTTAGAAGAGAGAAAAAGGTAGGTTACAAGAGTGGGGCTTTAGCCTATGCATACTCCTTATCTAGCGGAGACCTAATAATTACCCTCGATGTAGATGCCAGGTTAGAGAAAACCTCACTGATAAAGGCGTTCAATAGGTTAAGAATACACGGATGCGATGCTGTAACCATGAACTGGATTGGATATTCACAGAAGCCATATTCTACTCTCGCCAAGGGAATAATGATCTCAACCGTTATTGCAGATACAGCCCTTCTGAACGGAAGGGACAACAGTAATCTCAGGATCTTTCCCGTGGGTTGCGGAACAATGTTCAAGAGAGATGCAATCGAATCGGTAGGACCATGGGATCCCTCAATGATCCAAGACGACCTAGAAATAGGGGCTAGGCTGATTAAGAATGGGAAAAGGATTTGCTCTTCTACCTCTCCGGTCTACGTAGAAGTCCCAGATAATCTCGTGGCATTTTACGTGCAACAAACTAGGTGGGCCATGGGAAGTATAGAGGTTTTAACCAGGAGATTTAAGGAGATAATGAGCAGAAATATATCCTTAAAGCAGAAGATTGACATTCTAATTTTCCTTCTTCAGTATGTTCCCATAGGCCTGACATTTTTAGCAGCTTTGGGACTAGCATTAATGTCCTTATTGGGACTAAATCACGTTTACGACTATCTGAGAACTCCCATAATCCTCATCTGGATTCTTTCGCTTTCGATTTATGGGTACAATTTCATAAAGACTGCATTGGGAAAAGGATACAAACTTGTAGAGGCTATGAGGGCCTTAGGAAAGGTTTCATCTTACACTGTGGCTATTTCACCCTTTATTCTAGTGGGGCTTCTATCTGGTCTAAGGAAGAACAGGAAATACGTTGTCACTCCTAAGGGAGTCAAAGTAGATACATGGATCCAGTACCCAGTACTTCTTTTTGGCATTTTGTTCTTAACATCCTCCATTATCTATCTTATACACGGAGCCCCAGTAACCGGTCTTTGGCTCCTTTATTACTCCATGGGGTATCTGTTCACTGTCGCAACTTTCAAAAGAGAGCTTTAG
- a CDS encoding DUF2192 domain-containing protein: MVKELYRERIKVLTDLWGNILDNWENMDRNSLLSLVQEVYEKNNIRPFRGFKSTNLYEKELISIFVVGKDGLGLYDDYRPVFDKLLPLEEKFYEVSRAIMEKGAEEAYALAGNDKDVLARALRLIFTEVIFSFSDETKLLQALRVLDSSPNDAIKHTAKSFSRFYTAFKLAESLAEGLIRDKMNYIAMKKAFAISLGIEYPLPKSSYVALISKEVFNVSPKLIRKVLEVSVQP, translated from the coding sequence ATGGTTAAGGAGCTCTATAGAGAGAGAATAAAGGTGCTAACTGACCTTTGGGGAAACATTCTAGATAACTGGGAAAACATGGACAGGAATTCACTTTTATCTCTGGTTCAGGAAGTTTACGAGAAAAATAATATAAGGCCATTTAGAGGCTTCAAGTCCACTAACCTTTACGAGAAGGAGCTCATTAGTATATTCGTGGTGGGGAAGGATGGGCTAGGGCTTTACGACGATTATAGACCGGTATTTGATAAGCTCCTCCCTCTTGAGGAAAAGTTCTACGAGGTGTCCAGGGCCATAATGGAGAAAGGTGCAGAGGAGGCCTATGCGCTTGCAGGGAACGACAAGGATGTATTGGCTAGGGCACTGAGGCTTATCTTCACGGAGGTTATCTTCTCGTTTTCCGACGAGACCAAGTTATTACAGGCCCTGAGGGTATTGGACTCTTCTCCAAATGACGCCATAAAGCATACAGCAAAGAGCTTTTCTAGATTCTACACAGCCTTCAAGCTAGCGGAGAGCTTAGCTGAGGGCCTGATAAGGGATAAAATGAATTACATAGCAATGAAAAAAGCCTTTGCCATAAGTTTAGGTATAGAGTATCCGTTGCCTAAATCGAGTTACGTAGCATTAATATCTAAAGAAGTCTTCAACGTTAGTCCAAAACTAATACGTAAAGTTCTAGAGGTTTCTGTTCAACCATAG
- a CDS encoding ATP-dependent helicase, with translation MSLAKQFSDEEVFRLLRPYVAEWFREKYGSFTPPQKASIPTIKANQNVLISSPTGSGKTMAAFVGILDSLLELAENNALEDKVYAIYISPLRALNNDMYKNLFIPLEEIKTRVTLPQEIRVAVRTSDTSPNEKQKMLRRPPHILITTPESFAISLVSPKFSQKLRDVKWIVVDEIHELAGSKRGAYLSGFLELFESFLSSAPPVRIGLSATISPLDEVAKFLVGDRDCKIVDARFLKGMDLRVISPVRDLIHSSEEEVSRGIYRTILDEIKKHRTTLIFTNTRSAAERVSYRIRKMVEEEKLFDADLIGAHHSSLSRDVRLEIENKLKNGELKVVVSSTSLELGIDIGYIDLVLLLSSPKSVSRLLQRIGRAGHHIRQVSKGRVIVVDRDDLVECAILTKLAREKKIDNVHIPRKPLDVLVQLILASSLMGEQDIEKLYSTIRRSYSFSNLTREEFDSIVDYLLGKFGLDSKNVYPKIRMGDKGIRPKRGGRMIFYMNSGTIPEESLIPVFTEGNKYVGNLEEEFVEILSPGDIFILGGRTYEFLLSKGNRVIVKPAEGQRPTVPSWFSEMLPLAIESAMEIASFRGKIAQMIRDGKSQDEIVTHIENYLDVSKSAARSIYTYILEEYLFIEGYVPDDKNLLVEIYDDEEDRRNFIFHALFGRRALDALSRIIAWKLGSDLNMDVRTSITDNGFVLTIGEKRDYDIAKALMEINPEDVYDLLGNIVLRTEMVKRRFRHTAERSLMLLKRYKGRETSIDRRQINSEVLLNVVKEIPNFPVLKETLREILEDYMDIHSAKWILERIIAGDIRVKVIGPNPIPSPFAHQILAKEYSDIVLASDKREFLRKMHDKVLQFLREKGINVDLSYTTVSE, from the coding sequence ATTTCTCTAGCAAAACAGTTCAGTGACGAAGAAGTCTTTAGGCTCCTAAGACCATATGTTGCGGAGTGGTTCAGGGAGAAATATGGATCCTTTACTCCCCCGCAAAAGGCCTCGATACCAACAATAAAGGCAAATCAAAACGTCCTTATTTCTAGCCCTACTGGTAGCGGGAAAACTATGGCGGCATTTGTGGGCATTCTTGATTCTCTCCTTGAACTTGCAGAGAATAACGCCCTAGAAGACAAGGTGTATGCCATATATATTTCTCCCTTGAGGGCTTTAAACAATGACATGTATAAAAATCTTTTTATTCCACTAGAAGAGATAAAAACTAGAGTAACTTTACCTCAGGAGATAAGAGTAGCGGTGAGAACTAGCGATACCTCGCCCAACGAGAAGCAAAAAATGCTCAGAAGGCCACCCCACATTCTAATTACCACGCCAGAATCATTTGCAATATCCCTTGTATCCCCCAAGTTTAGTCAAAAACTCAGGGACGTTAAGTGGATAGTTGTAGATGAAATCCACGAGTTGGCTGGAAGCAAAAGGGGTGCCTATCTCTCCGGTTTCCTTGAGCTCTTTGAGTCGTTCCTAAGTAGTGCACCTCCAGTCAGAATAGGTCTAAGCGCCACAATCTCTCCCCTAGATGAGGTAGCGAAATTCCTAGTGGGAGATAGGGATTGCAAGATAGTGGATGCGAGATTTCTGAAGGGGATGGACCTAAGGGTAATTTCCCCCGTGAGGGATCTTATTCACTCCTCAGAGGAGGAGGTGAGCAGGGGTATATATAGAACTATATTGGATGAAATCAAGAAGCATAGGACTACCCTTATCTTCACTAACACTAGAAGTGCTGCAGAAAGAGTATCATATAGAATAAGAAAGATGGTGGAGGAGGAGAAACTATTCGACGCTGACCTAATCGGTGCCCATCACAGTAGTCTTAGTAGAGATGTCAGGCTAGAGATTGAGAACAAATTGAAGAACGGAGAGCTAAAGGTTGTTGTATCGTCAACCAGCTTGGAGTTAGGAATAGATATTGGATATATTGACCTTGTCCTTCTCCTCAGTAGTCCTAAGAGTGTGAGCAGGTTACTCCAGAGAATAGGGAGAGCAGGTCATCACATAAGACAGGTAAGCAAGGGAAGAGTAATAGTGGTTGACAGGGACGACTTAGTTGAATGTGCCATCTTAACTAAACTGGCCAGAGAGAAAAAGATAGATAACGTTCACATACCCAGAAAGCCCCTCGATGTCCTGGTTCAGCTAATACTGGCCTCATCCCTAATGGGTGAACAGGATATAGAGAAGCTATACTCTACAATAAGGAGATCCTATTCCTTTTCCAACCTAACTAGGGAGGAATTTGATTCCATAGTTGATTATCTTTTGGGAAAGTTTGGACTTGATAGCAAAAACGTGTACCCTAAGATAAGGATGGGGGATAAGGGAATTAGGCCGAAACGGGGTGGCAGGATGATCTTCTACATGAACAGCGGAACAATTCCAGAGGAATCCCTGATACCTGTTTTCACGGAGGGAAATAAGTACGTAGGAAACCTCGAAGAGGAGTTCGTGGAAATCCTATCCCCTGGCGATATCTTCATACTAGGTGGAAGAACCTACGAGTTCCTTCTTTCCAAGGGGAACAGGGTCATTGTAAAGCCCGCTGAGGGACAGAGGCCTACAGTCCCGAGCTGGTTTTCGGAAATGTTACCCCTTGCCATAGAGTCGGCCATGGAAATTGCATCATTTCGAGGAAAGATAGCCCAAATGATTCGAGACGGTAAGTCTCAGGACGAGATAGTGACCCATATAGAGAACTACCTTGATGTCTCCAAATCGGCTGCCAGGTCTATTTATACTTACATCCTGGAGGAGTACCTATTCATTGAAGGATATGTGCCTGACGACAAAAACTTACTTGTTGAGATTTACGACGATGAGGAGGATAGAAGGAACTTCATATTTCACGCTCTCTTTGGGAGGAGAGCCCTGGACGCGCTTTCAAGAATAATAGCGTGGAAGCTCGGATCGGATCTCAACATGGACGTTAGGACATCCATAACCGACAATGGCTTCGTTTTAACCATAGGTGAAAAGAGGGACTATGACATTGCCAAGGCCCTAATGGAGATTAACCCTGAAGATGTGTACGACCTCCTAGGAAACATAGTCCTAAGAACGGAGATGGTTAAACGAAGGTTCAGACATACTGCTGAAAGGTCCCTAATGCTTCTCAAAAGGTATAAGGGGAGAGAGACCAGTATAGACAGAAGGCAGATTAATTCTGAAGTCCTGTTAAACGTAGTGAAGGAGATACCCAATTTTCCAGTACTCAAAGAGACTCTTAGGGAAATTCTAGAGGATTACATGGATATCCATAGTGCGAAATGGATTCTGGAGAGGATAATTGCGGGAGATATCAGGGTCAAGGTAATAGGACCTAACCCGATACCAAGCCCCTTCGCACATCAAATACTAGCCAAGGAGTATAGTGATATAGTACTGGCCAGCGACAAGAGAGAGTTCCTAAGAAAGATGCATGATAAGGTTCTTCAATTCCTTAGGGAGAAGGGAATCAATGTCGATCTCAGCTACACCACTGTCAGTGAGTAA